The Megalops cyprinoides isolate fMegCyp1 chromosome 12, fMegCyp1.pri, whole genome shotgun sequence genome contains a region encoding:
- the LOC118787105 gene encoding homeobox protein SIX6 has translation MFQLPILNFSPQQVAGVCETLEESGDIERLGRFLWSLPVAPAACEVLNKNESVLRARAIVAFHTGNFRELYHILENHKFTKESHSKLQALWLEAHYQEAEKLRGRPLGPVDKYRVRKKFPLPRTIWDGEQKTHCFKERTRHLLREWYLQDPYPNPSKKRELAQATGLTPTQVGNWFKNRRQRDRAAAAKNRLQQQVLTQGSVRSLAEEDVAVDRLGTASSPEASLSSKAAASAISITSSDSECDI, from the exons ATGTTTCAGCTGCCTATCTTGAATTTTAGCCCCCAGCAGGTAGCGGGGGTTTGTGAGACTTTAGAGGAAAGCGGAGATATTGAACGTCTCGGTCGCTTTCTCTGGTCGCTGCCCGTTGCTCCTGCAGCCTGCGAAGTCCTCAACAAGAATGAGTCGGTCCTCAGAGCGCGGGCCATAGTGGCCTTCCACACCGGGAATTTCCGAGAGCTCTACCACATCCTGGAAAACCACAAGTTCACTAAAGAGTCTCACTCGAAACTGCAGGCCCTTTGGCTGGAGGCACACTACCAGGAGGCGGAGAAGCTGAGGGGCCGCCCGCTAGGACCGGTGGACAAATACAGAGTCAGGAAGAAGTTCCCTCTGCCCAGGACGATTTGGGACGGGGAACAAAAGACGCACTGCTTCAAGGAGAGAACCCGACATTTGCTCAGAGAATGGTACCTACAGGACCCTTATCCGAACCCTAGCAAAAAGAGGGAGCTAGCACAGGCAACGGGACTTACTCCCACACAAGTGGGAAACTGGTTCAAAAACCGCAGACAAAGGGATAGAGCGGCGGCGGCAAAAAACAG GCTGCAACAGCAGGTCCTGACCCAAGGTTCGGTTCGGTCTCTGGCCGAGGAGGATGTCGCGGTGGACCGACTCGGTACTGCGTCCAGCCCCGAAGCTAGTTTGTCCAGCAAAGCCGCCGCCTCGGCGATATCTATCACTTCCAGCGACAGCGAATGTGACATCTAA